In Asanoa sp. WMMD1127, one genomic interval encodes:
- a CDS encoding MerR family transcriptional regulator: MHSIGETARASGLSVSALRFYDGAGVLVPALVDPENGYRWYADRQIHQARLVAGLRRVGLPVAEIAEVLAGDRDDAHRLLDRHLHRLETGLADARRELSRVHALLDTQETPMTTVTLAQTGLASAVRAVRFAAGATTDTELPMLAGVLLDVDSDAVTFVATDRYRMAIHREPAAVDGLPVRAIAPLAWIDRLSTQHGDAPITLTVTDTAIEATGNGWTIKDKPLPYDYTDWRRAVESRTAGGQPRRTRVDPAELRAALTTTPPVIRHDHELVVLTIGAEGGIDVGGEQEWEAGAIAVNREFLLQALAAGGDGQLVLELDGPIRPLAIRRPADDRAYSLLMPVKP, from the coding sequence ATGCACAGCATCGGCGAGACCGCCCGGGCCAGTGGCCTGAGCGTGAGCGCACTGCGCTTCTACGACGGCGCCGGCGTGCTCGTGCCCGCGCTGGTCGACCCCGAGAACGGCTACAGGTGGTACGCCGACCGCCAGATCCACCAGGCCCGGTTGGTGGCCGGCCTGCGCCGGGTCGGGCTCCCGGTCGCCGAGATCGCGGAGGTGCTCGCCGGTGACCGGGACGACGCGCACCGACTGCTCGACCGCCACCTGCACCGCCTCGAAACCGGTCTCGCCGACGCCCGCCGTGAGCTCTCCCGCGTACACGCCCTTCTCGACACGCAGGAGACCCCCATGACCACCGTGACGCTCGCACAGACCGGCCTGGCCTCCGCCGTCCGAGCGGTCCGCTTCGCCGCCGGCGCGACCACCGACACCGAGCTCCCGATGCTCGCCGGCGTCCTCCTCGACGTCGATTCCGATGCGGTCACCTTCGTCGCCACCGACCGCTACCGCATGGCGATCCACCGCGAGCCGGCCGCCGTCGACGGCCTACCGGTCCGCGCGATCGCGCCGCTCGCCTGGATCGACCGACTCAGCACCCAGCACGGCGACGCCCCGATCACCCTGACCGTGACCGACACGGCCATCGAGGCAACCGGCAACGGCTGGACGATCAAGGACAAGCCGCTGCCGTACGACTACACCGACTGGCGCCGCGCCGTCGAGTCCCGCACCGCCGGCGGCCAACCCCGCCGGACCCGGGTCGACCCGGCAGAACTCCGCGCGGCCCTGACCACCACGCCGCCCGTCATCCGTCACGACCACGAGCTCGTCGTGCTGACCATCGGCGCCGAGGGCGGGATCGACGTCGGCGGCGAGCAGGAGTGGGAAGCCGGCGCCATCGCCGTCAACCGCGAGTTCCTCCTCCAGGCGCTGGCGGCCGGCGGCGACGGCCAGCTGGTGCTCGAGCTCGACGGCCCGATCCGCCCGCTGGCCATCCGCCGCCCCGCCGACGACCGCGCCTACTCTCTGCTCATGCCCGTGAAGCCTTGA
- a CDS encoding LLM class flavin-dependent oxidoreductase → MRYGVILPGGPAGEQVDQAVLAERAGWDAVFVWEAAYGVDAWSLLAAMAVATTRVRLGTMLTPLPWRRPWKVASQVATLDQLSGGRAVLTVGLGAIATDLPDTGEVIDRRGRALRLDDGIDLIRALWGGATSYHGAHYHYECARSDLTEAVQPVQERIPIWVVARFGRPRSMRRALRCDGVVPEFTGDAAGPAGVRELRAWLAERGVAADYDVIAEGETPVADPAAAAAVVAPWAAAGATWWLESRWEMPHHTPERMTQIRDRIAAGPPSA, encoded by the coding sequence ATGAGGTACGGGGTGATTCTGCCCGGCGGTCCGGCCGGTGAGCAGGTCGACCAGGCTGTCCTGGCCGAGCGCGCCGGCTGGGACGCGGTGTTCGTCTGGGAGGCGGCCTACGGAGTCGATGCCTGGTCGCTGCTGGCCGCGATGGCGGTGGCGACGACTCGGGTGCGCTTGGGCACGATGCTGACCCCGCTGCCGTGGCGCCGCCCGTGGAAGGTGGCGAGTCAGGTCGCGACCCTCGACCAGCTGTCCGGCGGGCGAGCGGTGCTGACCGTCGGCCTGGGCGCGATCGCCACCGACCTGCCCGACACCGGGGAGGTGATCGACCGGCGCGGCCGGGCCCTACGCCTCGACGACGGCATCGACCTGATCCGTGCGTTGTGGGGTGGCGCCACCAGCTACCACGGTGCGCACTACCACTACGAGTGCGCGCGCTCCGATCTCACCGAGGCCGTGCAGCCGGTGCAGGAACGCATCCCGATCTGGGTCGTGGCGCGCTTCGGGCGTCCGCGCTCGATGCGCCGGGCGTTGCGCTGCGACGGCGTCGTGCCGGAGTTCACCGGTGACGCGGCCGGTCCGGCCGGGGTGCGGGAGCTGCGGGCGTGGCTGGCGGAGCGTGGTGTGGCGGCGGACTACGACGTGATCGCCGAGGGTGAGACGCCGGTCGCTGACCCGGCCGCCGCGGCGGCGGTCGTGGCGCCCTGGGCGGCGGCCGGGGCGACGTGGTGGTTGGAGTCGCGCTGGGAGATGCCACACCACACTCCGGAACGCATGACCCAGATCCGCGACCGGATCGCCGCCGGCCCACCGAGTGCCTAA
- the ligD gene encoding non-homologous end-joining DNA ligase: protein MSPAARRKPPGLGWPAVIEPMLAVPGEIPHAAGWVYEFKWDGVRTVAYTDGRGGIRLMSRNDLDVTASYPELGVVADLVGRRRIVLDGEIVTFDQRGVSSFSSLQRRMHVVNPSRALITGTPVVYGVFDVLFLDEPLTGRPWHERRAVLDDLGIDEQPVLVAPYFDSDPDAVMATARERGLEGVVSKRVDGTYHPGRRSPVWLKTPFIQTTEVVVVGWKPGGGRRAGTIGSLTLGAYSEQDELTYCGGVGTGFTDDMLDELLSLLTPLETDRSPLAHQIPTADRRGVRWVRPEVVGEVVFRSVTPDGRLRHPAWRGLRPDRRPHEARLPRP, encoded by the coding sequence ATGAGCCCGGCCGCGCGGCGGAAGCCGCCGGGGCTCGGGTGGCCGGCGGTCATCGAGCCGATGTTGGCGGTGCCGGGCGAGATCCCCCACGCCGCCGGCTGGGTCTACGAGTTCAAGTGGGACGGCGTCCGCACCGTCGCCTACACCGACGGTCGCGGCGGCATCCGGCTCATGTCGCGCAACGACCTCGACGTCACGGCGAGCTATCCGGAGCTCGGCGTGGTGGCCGACCTGGTCGGTCGCCGGCGGATCGTGCTCGACGGCGAGATCGTCACGTTCGACCAGCGCGGCGTCTCGTCGTTCTCGTCGTTGCAGCGCCGCATGCACGTCGTCAACCCGAGCCGGGCACTGATCACCGGCACACCCGTCGTCTACGGCGTGTTTGACGTGCTCTTCCTCGACGAGCCGCTGACCGGCCGGCCGTGGCACGAGCGGCGTGCCGTGCTCGACGACCTGGGCATCGACGAGCAGCCCGTGCTGGTCGCCCCGTACTTCGACAGCGACCCGGACGCCGTGATGGCCACGGCGCGGGAGCGCGGCCTGGAGGGCGTGGTCTCCAAGCGCGTCGACGGCACCTATCACCCGGGCCGGCGGTCTCCGGTCTGGCTCAAGACTCCCTTCATCCAGACCACCGAGGTGGTGGTCGTCGGCTGGAAACCCGGCGGCGGCCGGCGCGCGGGCACGATCGGGTCGCTGACCCTGGGCGCCTATTCCGAGCAGGACGAACTGACCTACTGCGGCGGCGTCGGCACGGGCTTCACCGACGACATGCTCGACGAGCTGCTTTCCCTGCTGACCCCGTTGGAGACCGACCGGTCCCCGCTGGCACACCAGATCCCGACGGCCGACCGGCGCGGGGTGCGCTGGGTCCGCCCCGAGGTGGTCGGCGAGGTGGTCTTCCGCTCGGTCACCCCGGACGGGCGCCTGCGCCACCCGGCCTGGCGCGGCCTGCGCCCGGACCGCCGCCCGCACGAGGCCCGCCTGCCACGGCCTTAG
- a CDS encoding MMPL family transporter: MRPAVARPPSSARRTPGRPDRFKLNFRSLDRPRAWAARRDLGMHAFLARLGRTCARHHWVVIGAWLVLVVGLAVGNNRWGGDYLNNYTVPGSQSDQGTQIIASSFPGQSTYVGQLVFQSPAGSTVAERQSAVDEAVANTGRLPHVVSATSPFATNPPTVSPDGTIAYATVDYDISTDTLGQSYLDQLDSAVAPARAAGLTVDYGAATGQIGKGTSDLPSEVVGIVVAFVLLFFIFFSVVAALIPLVSAVFSVLGALSIIGLLAAVVTFPTTGPTLATLLGLGVAIDYGLFQVARHREDLADGDDYTASAAVANSHSGMAILVAGSTVIIAMLGLYIAGLPFISALGVSAALGVAMTMLAALTLIPAFLGLAGRTVRAMRFRRRSSGGVGAPPAPPHPRRNGTSAGQSNLGAAPDGFAPPEPRPPGGRADPITHPAHENGAFARWGRYVSRRPWPWAVAAVVALLVITIPLLWIDFGQLDPGTDPTSDSDRRAYDLIAEGFGPGANGPLTVVVQLPAGSDPTTVLTSAQLALEQQPGVASVTQPLVDPSGSAAIINVVPTTGPREDATTDLLHRIRDDVLPTVAAPTYVTGQTAGYDDFTARTVERLPWLIFAVVVLSLLLLTTAFRSLVIGIQAALMNLLSVGAAYGVIVAVFQWGWASSLIGVDMHLPIPAYVPMIMFAVVFGLSMDYEVFLMSRVHEAYLHTRDTRRSVALGIGATARVITTAALIMIVVFISFVADPDPTIKMLAVGMAVSVLLDASIVRMILVPAILAILGDRAWWIPRWLDRILPRLDIEGDQPPPKPELQGARR; the protein is encoded by the coding sequence ATGCGTCCGGCGGTCGCCCGGCCGCCGAGTTCCGCGAGGAGGACACCCGGTCGACCTGACCGATTTAAGCTGAATTTCCGGTCCCTGGACCGCCCGAGAGCCTGGGCCGCCCGGAGGGACCTCGGCATGCACGCGTTCCTGGCCCGGCTCGGCCGCACCTGCGCCCGCCACCACTGGGTCGTCATCGGCGCCTGGCTCGTGCTGGTCGTCGGCTTGGCGGTCGGCAACAACCGGTGGGGCGGCGACTACCTCAACAACTACACGGTGCCGGGCAGCCAGTCGGACCAGGGCACACAGATCATCGCTTCCTCGTTTCCCGGCCAGAGCACGTACGTCGGACAGCTGGTGTTCCAGTCGCCGGCCGGCTCGACGGTGGCGGAGCGGCAGAGCGCGGTCGACGAGGCGGTCGCCAACACGGGGCGGTTGCCGCATGTGGTGAGCGCGACGAGCCCGTTCGCGACGAACCCGCCGACGGTGTCGCCAGACGGCACCATCGCGTACGCCACCGTCGACTACGACATCTCCACCGACACGTTGGGACAGTCCTACCTGGACCAGCTCGACTCGGCGGTGGCGCCCGCGCGGGCGGCCGGTCTCACGGTCGACTACGGCGCGGCCACGGGTCAGATCGGTAAGGGCACGAGCGACCTACCGTCCGAAGTGGTCGGCATCGTGGTGGCCTTCGTGCTGCTGTTCTTCATCTTCTTCTCGGTCGTGGCCGCCCTGATCCCGCTGGTGTCGGCGGTGTTCTCGGTGCTCGGCGCTCTGTCGATCATCGGGCTGCTGGCGGCGGTGGTGACGTTCCCGACGACGGGGCCGACGCTGGCGACGCTGCTTGGCCTCGGCGTGGCCATCGACTACGGGCTGTTCCAGGTGGCCCGGCACCGCGAGGACCTCGCGGACGGTGATGATTACACGGCGTCCGCGGCGGTCGCCAACAGCCACTCCGGCATGGCGATCCTGGTAGCCGGCAGCACGGTGATCATCGCGATGCTGGGGCTGTACATCGCCGGGCTGCCGTTCATCAGCGCCCTCGGCGTGTCGGCGGCGCTCGGCGTGGCGATGACGATGCTGGCGGCGTTGACGTTGATTCCGGCCTTTCTCGGGTTGGCCGGGCGGACTGTCCGGGCGATGCGCTTCCGGCGCCGGTCTTCGGGGGGCGTCGGCGCGCCGCCCGCACCACCGCACCCACGGCGGAACGGAACGTCAGCGGGGCAGTCGAATCTGGGAGCGGCGCCAGACGGCTTCGCGCCACCCGAGCCTCGGCCGCCGGGCGGGCGGGCGGATCCGATCACCCATCCCGCTCATGAGAATGGGGCGTTCGCGCGGTGGGGGCGGTATGTCAGTCGGCGGCCGTGGCCCTGGGCCGTCGCGGCCGTGGTCGCGTTGCTGGTGATCACCATTCCGTTGCTCTGGATCGACTTCGGGCAGCTCGATCCCGGCACCGACCCGACCAGTGACAGCGACCGCCGCGCGTATGACCTGATCGCCGAAGGTTTCGGTCCTGGGGCCAACGGGCCGCTGACCGTGGTGGTGCAGCTGCCGGCGGGCAGCGATCCCACGACGGTGTTGACCAGCGCGCAGCTTGCGCTCGAGCAGCAGCCCGGCGTCGCGTCGGTGACGCAGCCGCTGGTCGACCCGTCGGGGAGCGCCGCGATCATCAACGTCGTGCCGACCACCGGCCCGCGCGAGGACGCGACGACCGACCTGCTGCACCGGATCCGCGACGACGTGCTGCCGACCGTGGCGGCGCCGACGTACGTGACCGGGCAGACAGCCGGGTACGACGACTTCACCGCCCGCACGGTCGAGCGGCTGCCCTGGCTGATCTTCGCGGTCGTGGTGCTGTCGCTGCTGCTGTTGACCACCGCCTTCCGCTCGCTGGTGATCGGCATCCAGGCCGCGCTGATGAACCTGCTCTCGGTCGGCGCCGCCTACGGGGTGATCGTCGCCGTGTTCCAATGGGGATGGGCATCGTCATTGATCGGGGTCGACATGCACCTACCGATCCCGGCGTACGTACCAATGATCATGTTCGCGGTGGTGTTCGGGCTTTCGATGGACTACGAGGTCTTCCTGATGTCCCGAGTGCACGAGGCGTACCTGCATACCCGCGACACCCGGCGCAGCGTGGCGCTCGGCATCGGCGCCACCGCCCGGGTGATCACCACGGCTGCCCTGATCATGATCGTGGTCTTCATCAGCTTCGTCGCCGACCCGGATCCGACGATCAAGATGCTGGCGGTCGGCATGGCGGTCTCGGTGCTGCTGGACGCCAGCATCGTCCGCATGATTCTCGTGCCGGCGATCCTGGCCATCCTCGGCGACCGCGCGTGGTGGATCCCGCGGTGGCTCGACCGCATCCTGCCGCGCCTCGACATCGAGGGCGACCAGCCACCACCGAAGCCCGAGCTGCAGGGGGCGCGGCGATGA
- a CDS encoding AMP-binding protein has protein sequence MSREAFRTARDYLLEVGDDYDRAYAEFRWPALDQFNWALDWFDPMAEGNADPALWIVEEDGAETRRSFQELSARSNQVANWLRDEGVRRGDRVIVMLGNQVELWETILACAKLGAVIIPATPLLGPADLRDRLDRGGARHVITTVAATPKLAEVAGDYSRIVVGGDVPGWRHYAASAGSSEEFAPDGPTSANDPLLLYFTSGTTALPKLVEHTHASYPVGHLSTMYWIGLRPGDVHLNISSPGWAKHAWSNVFAPWNAGACVFLYNYQRFDAGALMAQMDRCGVTTFCAPPTVWRMLVQADLRTLRTPPREAVAAGEPLNPEIIEQVRRAWGLTIRDGFGQTETTVMIANTPGQPVKPGSMGRPLPGYAVALVDPVSGRAGDDGEICLPLTARPLGLMVGYQGDPERNSSAMAGDYYHTGDVGSRDADGYITYVGRMDDVFKASDYRISPFELESVLIEHPAVAEAAVVPSPDPVRLAVPKAFVVLAEGWAPSADTAAAIFAHCREHLAPFKRVRRIEFGALPKTLSGKIRRVELRTGDHSAYASGGRPAAEFREEDTRST, from the coding sequence GTGAGCCGAGAAGCGTTTCGGACGGCCCGGGACTATCTCCTCGAGGTCGGAGACGACTACGACCGGGCGTACGCCGAGTTCCGCTGGCCCGCGCTCGACCAGTTCAACTGGGCGCTGGACTGGTTCGACCCGATGGCCGAGGGCAACGCCGACCCGGCGCTGTGGATCGTCGAGGAGGACGGCGCCGAGACCAGGCGGTCGTTCCAGGAGCTGTCCGCGCGGTCCAACCAGGTGGCCAACTGGCTGCGCGACGAGGGGGTGCGGCGCGGCGATCGGGTGATCGTCATGCTGGGCAACCAGGTCGAGCTCTGGGAGACGATCCTCGCGTGCGCCAAGCTCGGCGCGGTGATCATCCCCGCGACGCCGTTGCTCGGGCCGGCGGACCTGCGGGACCGGCTCGACCGCGGCGGCGCGCGGCACGTGATCACCACTGTCGCGGCGACGCCGAAGCTGGCTGAGGTGGCCGGTGACTACAGCCGGATCGTGGTCGGCGGCGACGTGCCGGGTTGGCGTCACTATGCCGCCAGCGCGGGCTCCTCGGAGGAGTTCGCGCCCGACGGGCCCACCTCGGCGAACGACCCGCTCTTGCTCTACTTCACGTCCGGCACGACCGCGCTGCCGAAGCTGGTGGAGCACACGCACGCGTCGTACCCCGTGGGTCATCTGTCGACCATGTATTGGATCGGGTTGCGGCCCGGCGACGTGCACCTCAACATCTCGTCGCCGGGGTGGGCCAAGCACGCCTGGAGCAACGTCTTCGCGCCGTGGAACGCGGGGGCGTGCGTGTTCCTCTACAACTACCAGCGGTTCGACGCGGGCGCGCTGATGGCGCAGATGGACCGGTGCGGGGTCACCACGTTCTGCGCGCCGCCGACCGTCTGGCGGATGCTGGTGCAGGCCGACCTGCGCACGCTGCGCACGCCGCCGCGGGAGGCGGTGGCCGCGGGCGAACCCCTCAACCCGGAGATCATCGAGCAGGTACGCCGGGCGTGGGGGCTGACGATCCGCGACGGCTTCGGGCAGACCGAGACGACTGTGATGATCGCCAACACGCCCGGCCAGCCGGTGAAGCCGGGCTCGATGGGGCGGCCGCTGCCGGGCTATGCGGTGGCGCTGGTCGACCCGGTCTCCGGCCGCGCGGGCGACGACGGCGAGATCTGCCTGCCGCTGACCGCTCGGCCGTTGGGGCTCATGGTCGGCTATCAAGGCGACCCGGAGCGCAACTCCTCGGCGATGGCCGGCGACTACTACCACACCGGTGACGTCGGTTCCCGCGACGCGGACGGCTACATCACCTACGTCGGACGCATGGACGACGTGTTCAAGGCGTCCGACTACCGGATCTCGCCGTTCGAGCTCGAGAGCGTCCTGATCGAACACCCGGCCGTCGCGGAGGCGGCGGTGGTGCCGTCGCCGGACCCGGTGCGGCTGGCCGTGCCCAAGGCGTTCGTGGTGCTGGCCGAGGGGTGGGCGCCGTCCGCGGACACCGCGGCCGCGATCTTCGCGCACTGCCGCGAGCACCTGGCGCCGTTCAAGCGGGTGCGCCGGATCGAGTTCGGCGCGCTGCCGAAGACGCTCTCCGGGAAGATCCGCCGGGTCGAGCTCCGGACCGGGGACCACTCGGCCTATGCGTCCGGCGGTCGCCCGGCCGCCGAGTTCCGCGAGGAGGACACCCGGTCGACCTGA
- a CDS encoding YciI family protein, whose amino-acid sequence MKYLIMVYGNPRSRAVWDSFTDEQRAAGMAEHLALGEAMTAAGELVLSERLADPSTGTRIPAQPAALAALGLPTDGPFAESKEHLAGFYLVDCPSEERAREWAAKIPESVLGLVEVRPVWTGD is encoded by the coding sequence ATGAAATATCTGATCATGGTGTACGGGAACCCCCGGTCCCGCGCCGTCTGGGACAGCTTCACCGACGAGCAGCGCGCGGCCGGCATGGCCGAGCACCTGGCCCTGGGCGAGGCGATGACCGCGGCGGGCGAACTGGTCCTGTCCGAGCGCCTCGCCGACCCGTCGACGGGCACCCGGATACCCGCCCAACCGGCCGCCCTGGCCGCACTGGGCCTGCCCACCGACGGGCCGTTCGCCGAGTCCAAGGAGCACCTCGCCGGCTTCTACCTCGTCGACTGCCCGTCGGAGGAGCGCGCCCGCGAGTGGGCGGCCAAGATCCCCGAGTCCGTGCTGGGCCTGGTCGAGGTCCGCCCTGTGTGGACGGGTGACTAG